CGGGGTCAATGGCCTGCAAGAACTGCTCGAAGCCGCCCGTGCACCTCTTGGGGTGAGCGCCGAGGTCCGAACTGGCCGGGGCCTCGGCGGGCGCCTCCACATGGAGCGCCTGGAGAAAGCTCGCCAGCGTGTCGGCCGCGTGGGCGCCGCGGCTGATCGAACCGTGGTCCAGCGGCTCGCCGGGAACCCACGTCATCACGGTCCAGTGCTTGGGGAAGCGCTCGGACGGTTCGCCGAACCGCACCGGGAGCGGCACCGGGAGCGGCAGGCGCGGGGCCAGCACGGGTAGCCACCGCCGCTCCTTGAGCTGGAGTTCCGGGGTGGGGTCCATGCGCTGCATGCGCACGGCCAACTCATCACCGAGGCGCCACATTTGGTTGCCCCAGCCGCCCGCCACCTCGCGGATGGCCAGCCCCGCAAGGTCTGGATGTTGCTCCTGCAGCAGGTCGCGGACCAAGTCTGTGGTGATCTCAATCTCGGTGTCGGTCATGCGAAGTCACAGTACTGAGGCGGCAGGCGGAGCGGCTCTCGCTCTCCGGAGCATCTCGCTGTGATTCCTCTGGCATCACCGATTCGGTTTCAGAGAGCTGCAGATCAGTGGCTTTGGGACGGAACGGCCCCATAGTTCAGAGAAGCAGACGTGTTCGTGGGCGCAGGGGCGGCCGCAGGTGCCGAGTTCGACCTTGCGCAGCTCGAAGTGCTTTTGGAACTCCTTCCATTCTTCGTCGGTGGGTTCGCGGTATTCGGTCGCGGGGCGGACGGCTCGGCGGCTGTC
This region of Streptosporangium sp. NBC_01495 genomic DNA includes:
- a CDS encoding aminoglycoside phosphotransferase family protein; amino-acid sequence: MTDTEIEITTDLVRDLLQEQHPDLAGLAIREVAGGWGNQMWRLGDELAVRMQRMDPTPELQLKERRWLPVLAPRLPLPVPLPVRFGEPSERFPKHWTVMTWVPGEPLDHGSISRGAHAADTLASFLQALHVEAPAEAPASSDLGAHPKRCTGGFEQFLQAIDPDAVGDVRAVRAVWADAVAAPEWEGPPVWVHGDLHPANVVVSDGTLSGVIDFGALFAGDPAWDLGAAWVLLPAGAAARFFDAYAHADEAAIRRARGLAAMKSLFLMLMGQNGHRGLPGGKPNWGPAGRAALDRVLKGV